A stretch of the Duncaniella dubosii genome encodes the following:
- a CDS encoding glycoside hydrolase family 95 protein produces the protein MKVLSKQLIITAIAMMALDASASQEHKLWYDKPAQVWTEALPLGNGRLGAMVYGNPGAEQIQLNEETIWAGQPNNNANPDALEWIPKIRQLVFEGKYREAQDMATAHVKSHKNQGMPYQPFGDLRITFPGHTRYEDYYRELSLDSARTVVKYKVDGVNFTRETFTSFPDQVVITRITADKPGSVTFNASLTSPHPDVMIASEGNDITLSGVSSNHEGLKGKVEFQGRVTAVPKGGRMSTSDGVISVENADEAVIYTSIATNFNDYTDITGDEEARSKAYLAKAVTKPFSQAKKEHVDFYQKQIGTSTLDLGPDKYADVPTDIRIERFKDTHDNQLVANYYKFGRYLLVSSSQPGGQAANLQGIWNDKMFPSWDSKYTCNINLEMNYWPAEITNLTELNEPLFRLIKEVSKTGAETAKIMYGAPGWVLHHNTDIWRVTGAIDNAPSGMWMSGGAWLCRHLWEHYLHTGDIEFLREAYPIMKGAGEFFDATMVYEPQSGMLVVAPSNSPENAPKGHNATTTAGATMDNQLVTELWNNIITASTILDTDKEFANHLKKRVNEISPMRIGKWGQLQEWMGDWDNPEDNHRHVSHLYGMFPSNQISPFRTPELFDAARTSLIHRGDPSTGWSMGWKVCLWARMLDGDHAYKLITDQLTLVRNEKKKGGTYPNFFDAHPPFQIDGNFGCVAGIAEMLMQSHDGFIYLLPALPSVWPDGEITGLVARGGFVIDMSWKNGRIEKVTVKSTLGGNCRLRTLTPLKGKGLKAAKGGNSNVMFAVNEGLAPIISPEAKLNPVELKKTYLYDLPTKAGETYTLFGK, from the coding sequence ATGAAAGTACTTTCGAAACAACTAATCATCACCGCAATCGCAATGATGGCGCTGGATGCTTCAGCGTCGCAGGAACACAAGTTATGGTACGACAAACCGGCTCAGGTCTGGACCGAGGCATTGCCTCTTGGCAACGGTCGTCTCGGAGCCATGGTCTATGGTAATCCGGGAGCAGAGCAGATTCAGCTCAACGAAGAGACAATCTGGGCCGGCCAGCCGAACAACAATGCCAATCCCGATGCACTGGAGTGGATTCCAAAGATTCGCCAGCTCGTGTTTGAAGGTAAGTATCGTGAGGCTCAGGACATGGCTACAGCTCATGTGAAGTCTCATAAAAATCAAGGTATGCCATATCAGCCATTCGGTGACCTTCGTATAACTTTCCCCGGTCATACGCGCTATGAAGACTACTACCGTGAACTGAGTCTTGACTCGGCCCGCACGGTTGTGAAATATAAGGTCGACGGTGTGAATTTCACTCGTGAAACCTTTACGTCTTTTCCAGATCAGGTCGTGATTACCCGCATTACTGCCGACAAGCCCGGCAGTGTGACATTCAACGCCTCACTCACTTCACCCCATCCCGATGTGATGATTGCCTCCGAAGGCAACGATATCACTCTTAGCGGAGTCAGCTCGAACCACGAGGGCCTCAAAGGTAAAGTAGAGTTTCAGGGGCGTGTAACTGCTGTCCCGAAGGGTGGCCGCATGTCGACAAGCGATGGGGTGATCTCAGTCGAGAACGCCGATGAGGCTGTCATCTATACTTCAATCGCTACAAATTTTAACGATTATACTGACATCACAGGAGATGAGGAAGCACGCAGCAAGGCTTATCTTGCCAAGGCTGTCACCAAGCCTTTCTCACAGGCGAAGAAAGAGCATGTCGATTTCTATCAGAAGCAGATAGGCACTTCGACTCTCGACCTCGGTCCTGACAAGTATGCCGATGTTCCGACCGACATCCGCATCGAACGATTCAAGGATACCCATGACAACCAACTTGTGGCCAACTATTACAAATTTGGCCGTTATCTGCTTGTCAGCAGTTCTCAGCCGGGCGGTCAGGCCGCGAACCTTCAGGGTATATGGAACGACAAGATGTTCCCTTCGTGGGATAGCAAATATACCTGCAACATCAACCTTGAAATGAATTACTGGCCAGCGGAGATCACCAATCTTACAGAGCTAAACGAACCGCTGTTCCGTCTCATCAAGGAAGTGAGCAAGACCGGTGCAGAGACTGCTAAAATCATGTATGGCGCTCCGGGCTGGGTGCTCCACCACAACACTGACATCTGGCGCGTCACCGGTGCGATTGACAATGCTCCTTCGGGCATGTGGATGAGTGGAGGCGCATGGCTCTGCCGTCACCTTTGGGAACATTATCTCCACACCGGCGATATTGAATTTCTCCGTGAGGCATATCCTATCATGAAGGGTGCCGGTGAATTTTTTGATGCGACTATGGTCTACGAGCCACAGAGCGGAATGCTTGTCGTAGCTCCGAGCAATTCGCCGGAAAATGCGCCCAAGGGTCACAACGCGACAACTACCGCCGGCGCTACGATGGACAATCAGCTTGTGACCGAGCTATGGAACAATATCATTACGGCTTCTACGATCCTTGATACAGACAAAGAATTTGCCAATCATCTTAAAAAGCGTGTCAACGAAATCTCGCCGATGCGAATAGGCAAGTGGGGACAGCTTCAGGAGTGGATGGGAGACTGGGATAATCCCGAGGACAACCACCGTCATGTCTCACACCTCTATGGCATGTTCCCCTCGAATCAGATTTCTCCCTTCCGAACTCCCGAACTCTTTGATGCGGCCCGCACATCGCTCATTCATCGTGGAGACCCCTCGACCGGATGGAGCATGGGCTGGAAGGTTTGTCTGTGGGCACGCATGCTTGACGGCGATCATGCCTATAAACTGATCACCGACCAGCTGACTCTCGTGCGTAATGAAAAGAAAAAGGGAGGGACATATCCCAACTTCTTTGACGCGCATCCGCCGTTCCAGATTGACGGAAATTTCGGTTGTGTGGCAGGTATCGCCGAGATGCTGATGCAGAGCCATGACGGATTCATCTATCTTCTTCCCGCTCTTCCTTCCGTGTGGCCCGACGGCGAGATTACCGGTCTCGTAGCCCGTGGCGGATTTGTGATAGACATGTCATGGAAAAACGGCCGTATCGAAAAAGTAACCGTCAAATCGACTCTTGGAGGAAACTGCCGTCTGCGCACACTCACTCCACTCAAAGGTAAGGGACTTAAGGCTGCCAAAGGTGGCAACAGCAATGTTATGTTTGCTGTCAACGAAGGTCTCGCGCCTATTATCAGCCCGGAAGCAAAGCTCAATCCTGTCGAACTGAAGAAAACCTATCTCTACGATCTCCCCACAAAAGCTGGGGAAACCTATACGCTGTTCGGAAAGTGA
- a CDS encoding DUF5703 domain-containing protein — translation MKRRVLLPVILASAITMTANVPTDYVWNSMSHDSSASMPVGGGDIGMNVWTEDGDVLFYISRSGAYDENNTLLKQGRLRLHIPGDKSSPFSQRLKLNEGYCELLVNGSKVEVWADVFRPVIHVEVESPKAISPELSYESWRYADRPFKKGEGRQNSWKWSSPKNLVTTRDSIMADGNKVTFFHRNPQSTVFDVTVAREGLDSVKHKLWNPLANLISGGRLHGDNLRFKGTSDGEYDGTDFRAWNFESVRPSKKHHYTIALHNRQTTEAAEWQNGLDSLERTVSLSRDRKASRDWWRDYWKRSYIASPTDADSVVSRMARNYTLFRYMLGCNAYGKEPTKFNGGLFTFDPHHVKSTEAFTPDYRNWGGGTMTAQNQRLVYWPMLKSGDFDMMKPQFDFYNRMLSNAELRSRVYWNHDGACFAEQIELFGLPNMMEYGTKRPAYADPGVEYNAWLEYEWDTVLEFCQMMLESARYHGTDISAYRPLIESSLTFFDEHYRYLASRRGSKSLDGDGKLILFPGSGCETYKMTNNAASTVAALRRVTGDYVNYMKTQGDTAVSKWNDLLSRIPEIPHRYLDGRMMIAPAKTWERINNVETPQLYPVWPWRFYGATVGDTAMLDIARNTYLYDPDALRFRSTTGWKQDNIWAACLGLTDEAFELNSQKWADGSHRFPAFLGPGYDWTPDHNWGGSAMIGFQEMLMQTDGDKIYLFPAWPLGRDISFKLHAPANTTVEAELKEGKLTKLVVTPATRASDIVLPTELK, via the coding sequence ATGAAAAGACGAGTGCTACTGCCTGTCATTTTGGCCTCAGCCATAACGATGACTGCCAATGTCCCTACCGATTATGTGTGGAACAGCATGAGTCACGACTCATCGGCTTCTATGCCGGTGGGTGGTGGCGACATCGGAATGAATGTGTGGACCGAGGACGGAGATGTGCTTTTTTATATAAGCCGTAGCGGCGCATACGACGAAAATAATACTCTTTTGAAGCAGGGGCGTCTGCGCCTTCACATTCCCGGCGACAAGTCTTCGCCTTTTTCACAGCGTCTTAAGCTTAATGAGGGATACTGTGAACTATTGGTGAACGGCTCGAAGGTTGAGGTATGGGCTGATGTGTTCCGGCCTGTGATCCATGTTGAGGTTGAGAGCCCCAAGGCTATCTCGCCTGAGCTTAGCTATGAGAGTTGGCGATATGCCGACCGTCCTTTCAAGAAAGGGGAGGGACGGCAGAACTCATGGAAATGGTCATCACCCAAGAATCTGGTGACGACACGCGATTCGATTATGGCCGATGGAAACAAGGTGACATTTTTCCATCGGAATCCACAGTCGACGGTTTTTGATGTGACAGTAGCGCGCGAAGGGCTTGATTCGGTGAAACACAAGCTGTGGAATCCGCTTGCCAATCTGATTTCAGGTGGCCGTCTTCATGGTGATAATCTGCGTTTCAAAGGCACTTCAGACGGTGAATATGACGGTACGGATTTCCGCGCATGGAATTTCGAAAGTGTAAGACCGTCAAAAAAACACCACTATACAATAGCCCTCCATAACCGTCAGACCACTGAAGCCGCTGAATGGCAGAATGGTCTTGACAGTCTTGAGCGCACAGTCAGCCTCAGCCGAGACCGTAAAGCCTCCCGCGACTGGTGGCGTGATTACTGGAAGCGTAGCTACATCGCCTCGCCGACTGATGCAGACAGCGTAGTCAGCCGGATGGCGCGCAACTATACGCTTTTCCGCTATATGTTAGGGTGTAATGCCTACGGAAAAGAACCGACAAAGTTCAACGGTGGCCTTTTCACCTTTGATCCCCACCATGTCAAGTCGACCGAGGCTTTTACCCCTGACTACCGTAACTGGGGAGGTGGCACAATGACTGCGCAGAATCAGCGTCTGGTCTACTGGCCGATGCTTAAAAGCGGTGATTTTGACATGATGAAGCCTCAGTTTGATTTCTATAACCGCATGTTATCAAATGCAGAATTGAGGTCGCGCGTCTATTGGAATCACGACGGGGCATGCTTCGCCGAGCAAATCGAGCTGTTCGGTCTGCCTAACATGATGGAATATGGCACTAAACGTCCTGCGTATGCCGATCCCGGCGTTGAATACAACGCATGGCTTGAATATGAATGGGACACGGTGCTTGAATTCTGCCAGATGATGCTTGAAAGCGCCCGTTATCACGGGACAGACATTTCTGCCTACCGGCCCCTCATCGAAAGTTCGCTCACTTTTTTTGATGAGCATTACCGTTATCTTGCCTCGCGCCGTGGCAGCAAGAGTCTTGATGGCGATGGGAAACTGATTCTTTTTCCCGGTTCGGGTTGCGAGACATACAAAATGACCAACAATGCCGCCTCGACTGTGGCAGCACTCCGTCGTGTCACCGGCGACTATGTCAATTACATGAAGACTCAGGGCGACACGGCTGTGTCAAAATGGAATGATCTCCTTTCCCGTATTCCTGAAATTCCTCACCGTTATCTCGACGGACGTATGATGATTGCTCCGGCTAAGACGTGGGAGCGCATCAACAATGTGGAGACACCGCAGCTATATCCCGTGTGGCCTTGGCGCTTCTACGGTGCGACTGTCGGCGACACTGCTATGCTCGATATTGCCAGAAATACATATCTGTATGATCCGGATGCACTGCGATTCCGTTCCACTACGGGCTGGAAGCAGGATAACATCTGGGCTGCATGTCTCGGGCTGACAGACGAGGCGTTTGAACTCAACTCGCAGAAGTGGGCCGACGGTTCTCACCGCTTCCCGGCTTTCCTCGGACCGGGTTACGACTGGACTCCCGACCACAACTGGGGCGGCAGTGCCATGATCGGCTTTCAAGAAATGCTGATGCAGACAGATGGCGATAAGATTTATCTTTTCCCTGCGTGGCCGCTCGGCCGTGATATAAGCTTCAAGCTCCATGCCCCGGCAAATACGACGGTCGAGGCAGAGCTGAAGGAAGGGAAGCTGACAAAGCTTGTCGTGACTCCGGCCACACGAGCATCCGACATCGTGTTGCCAACCGAACTGAAATAA
- a CDS encoding sialate O-acetylesterase, giving the protein MKNNNRSLYKGLSLAAFLTFGLMAEAEVKMPAFFGDNMVMQQNTDANMWGTAKASSTVTVTPGWTSEVYKTKAGKDGKWKISIPTPAAGGPYTVTVSDGTPLTLNNVMLGEVWLCSGQSNMEMPMKGYKNQPVEGANMATLKSRNPNIRLFTVKRNSSTVPVDDVTGSWSEASPESVRNFSATAYFFGREIEELLDVPVGLVVVSWGGSACEAWMNDEMLQAFPEAAAKIPAVNGEIPSKNRTPSVLFKGMLNPLIGMAMRGVIWYQGEDNWNRAHSYTDMLSTMIKGWRNLWGQGEFPFYYCQIAPYDYAIITESGKEIINSAYLREAQARVEHIVPNTGMAVLMDAGWPEGIHPPKKQIPGERLALLALNKTYGIKGIGAESPVYKSMEVKGDTVIVSFDRAPEWIAGKQSFESKQFKLAGEDRVFYPAKAWISRSKVMVKSDKVPHPVAVRYAFENASEGDLFSTDGLPVSSFRSDDWPDERPIKE; this is encoded by the coding sequence ATGAAAAATAATAATCGTTCCTTGTATAAAGGTTTAAGCCTCGCTGCTTTTCTGACCTTTGGTTTGATGGCAGAGGCAGAGGTCAAGATGCCTGCGTTTTTTGGCGACAACATGGTGATGCAGCAGAATACGGATGCAAATATGTGGGGCACTGCCAAAGCTTCGTCAACCGTAACTGTCACACCCGGATGGACATCGGAAGTCTACAAGACAAAAGCCGGAAAAGATGGAAAATGGAAAATCTCTATCCCGACCCCTGCGGCCGGAGGGCCTTACACTGTCACTGTCAGCGACGGCACTCCACTGACGCTCAACAATGTGATGCTTGGCGAAGTGTGGCTCTGTTCAGGACAGAGCAACATGGAGATGCCGATGAAAGGATATAAGAACCAGCCGGTAGAGGGTGCGAACATGGCCACACTGAAAAGCCGTAACCCTAATATCCGTCTTTTTACCGTCAAGCGTAATTCATCCACTGTCCCTGTCGACGATGTGACCGGCTCATGGTCTGAGGCTTCGCCCGAAAGCGTGAGAAACTTCAGTGCCACCGCCTACTTTTTCGGACGTGAGATTGAAGAGCTTCTCGATGTCCCTGTCGGACTTGTAGTTGTGTCGTGGGGTGGTTCGGCCTGCGAGGCATGGATGAACGACGAGATGCTTCAGGCTTTCCCCGAAGCTGCTGCCAAGATACCTGCTGTCAACGGCGAGATTCCATCCAAGAACCGAACTCCGAGTGTGCTTTTCAAAGGCATGCTCAATCCGCTTATCGGCATGGCGATGCGTGGTGTCATCTGGTATCAGGGCGAGGACAACTGGAACCGTGCCCATTCCTACACCGACATGCTTTCGACCATGATCAAGGGTTGGCGCAACCTTTGGGGACAGGGCGAATTTCCGTTCTACTATTGCCAGATAGCCCCGTATGATTATGCAATTATCACCGAATCGGGAAAAGAGATTATCAACTCCGCCTATCTTCGCGAGGCACAGGCTCGTGTGGAGCATATCGTACCGAACACAGGTATGGCAGTGCTGATGGATGCCGGCTGGCCTGAGGGAATCCATCCTCCGAAAAAACAGATACCCGGCGAACGCCTCGCGCTTCTTGCTCTCAACAAGACATACGGCATAAAGGGCATAGGTGCTGAAAGCCCCGTCTACAAATCGATGGAGGTGAAAGGCGATACCGTGATTGTAAGTTTTGACCGTGCTCCCGAATGGATTGCCGGAAAGCAGAGCTTCGAGTCGAAACAGTTTAAGCTTGCGGGCGAGGACCGTGTGTTCTATCCTGCAAAGGCTTGGATATCGCGTAGCAAGGTCATGGTGAAGAGTGACAAGGTTCCTCATCCTGTCGCTGTGCGCTATGCGTTTGAGAATGCTTCGGAAGGAGACTTGTTCAGCACCGACGGACTCCCTGTCTCCTCATTCCGTTCCGATGACTGGCCTGATGAGAGACCGATTAAAGAATAG
- a CDS encoding glycosyl hydrolase, translating into MKLRSILLSVTAMLALNVSAGPTLERAFANPPFEANPWCFWYWMYGAVTEEGIKADLEAMKQVGLGGTYLMPIKSVEAGAQYEGKAPQLSPEWWRLVGRSMEIADSLGLKLGMHICDGFALAGGPWISPAESMQKVVTADTIIKGGKVENLILPIPENYKGYYEDIAILAMPVKGRKIAERPKITVGNVDASVPEGKGVNIDDKGVIRSSVPCWIQYEYSESVDVDNVEIILSGNNYQAHRLKIYASNDGKYFQEVKQLQPARQGWQNTDAQSTHAIPPTKAKYFRFDWTPAGSEPGSEDMDAAKWKPNLKIKDIVLSGEPKLNQWEGKAGLVWRVAPETTSTEIPAELCVKKEEIIDLTSQLRNGSLSASLPEGEWRIMRIGHTATGHTNATGGAGLGLEADKFSRAAVAKQFDNWFGKAFEKVNPEIARKVLKYMHVDSWECGSQNWSDNFADEFKRRRGYDIMPYLPLFAGVPVDNVETSEKVLRDVRTTIAELVVDVFYEVLAGKAKEYDCLFSAECVSPTMVSDGMLHYQAVDFPMGEFWLNSPTHDKPNDMIDAIHGGHVYGKNIIQAEGFTELRGTWDETPATLKTLLDRNYALGINRIFYHVNTHNPYLDKKPGMTLDGIGLFFQRDNTWFADGGKGLTDYMRRAQALLQYGTPVTDIAVFTGEEIPRRAVLPDRLVPSLPGIFGAERVESERVRLANVGQPLRTKPVGVSHSANMADPEKWVNPMRGYNYDSMNKDALLRLAKAENGCLTLPGGASYRVLVLPMAHPLMPDTTLSPEVRAKVDELVKAGVVVPQLPYVNDDFSAYGLERDVKVPENVAWTHRRHDGDNVDLYFISNQEEQPREFTASFRVSGRVPELWNPMTGRIDRNLDWTSDNGRTDVKMNLDGAESAFIVFREPTQTTSGKAPAVRKTDWMLDGSKWTVEFKTTGRKIENTELFDWTSASDDDIRYYSGTAVYLTTFKAPKFSKGDRVVLNLDGLRDVATVKVNGKECGIVWTAPYTVDITDAVKKGRNTLTIDVTNTWANALLGADNGKAPFDGIWTNGKYRRPDTTLIPAGLIGPVSVSVISEK; encoded by the coding sequence ATGAAATTACGCAGCATATTATTATCTGTAACCGCAATGCTCGCTCTCAATGTGTCGGCCGGTCCGACACTTGAGCGGGCTTTTGCCAATCCTCCTTTCGAGGCCAATCCGTGGTGTTTCTGGTACTGGATGTATGGTGCGGTTACAGAGGAAGGCATAAAGGCTGACCTTGAGGCCATGAAACAGGTCGGGCTGGGTGGAACGTATCTCATGCCTATCAAATCGGTAGAGGCCGGTGCGCAGTATGAAGGAAAAGCCCCTCAGCTTTCGCCCGAATGGTGGCGTCTGGTCGGGCGCAGCATGGAGATTGCCGACAGTCTCGGACTGAAGCTCGGCATGCACATCTGCGACGGTTTTGCACTTGCCGGCGGTCCGTGGATCAGTCCGGCTGAGTCAATGCAGAAAGTCGTGACTGCCGATACTATTATTAAAGGTGGGAAAGTCGAAAATCTCATACTTCCGATACCTGAAAATTATAAAGGATATTATGAGGATATAGCGATTCTTGCGATGCCGGTCAAAGGCCGAAAGATTGCTGAAAGACCTAAAATCACAGTCGGGAATGTCGATGCTTCTGTCCCTGAAGGCAAGGGTGTCAACATTGACGACAAGGGAGTGATACGTTCGTCGGTGCCATGCTGGATACAATATGAGTATTCAGAGTCGGTTGATGTCGATAATGTGGAAATAATTCTTTCCGGCAACAATTATCAGGCTCACCGTCTGAAAATATACGCGAGCAACGACGGGAAATATTTTCAGGAAGTAAAGCAGTTGCAGCCTGCACGTCAGGGCTGGCAGAATACGGATGCCCAGAGCACGCATGCGATTCCTCCGACAAAAGCGAAGTATTTCCGTTTTGACTGGACTCCGGCCGGAAGTGAACCCGGAAGCGAGGACATGGATGCTGCAAAATGGAAACCCAATCTGAAGATAAAGGACATAGTGCTCAGCGGAGAGCCAAAACTCAACCAATGGGAAGGAAAGGCAGGGCTTGTTTGGCGTGTAGCTCCCGAGACCACCTCGACAGAGATTCCTGCAGAGCTGTGTGTTAAAAAGGAGGAGATTATCGACCTGACTTCACAACTGCGCAACGGCTCTCTGTCGGCCTCACTGCCTGAAGGAGAATGGAGAATTATGCGTATAGGCCACACCGCCACCGGCCACACCAATGCCACCGGCGGAGCAGGGCTGGGGCTTGAAGCCGATAAATTCAGCCGTGCGGCTGTCGCCAAGCAGTTTGACAACTGGTTTGGCAAGGCATTTGAAAAGGTCAATCCTGAAATCGCCCGGAAGGTGTTGAAATACATGCACGTCGACAGCTGGGAATGCGGAAGCCAGAACTGGAGCGATAATTTCGCTGACGAATTCAAGCGTCGTCGCGGCTACGATATCATGCCTTATCTGCCTTTGTTTGCCGGTGTGCCTGTCGACAACGTTGAGACTTCCGAGAAAGTGCTCCGTGATGTTCGCACTACCATTGCCGAACTTGTGGTTGATGTGTTCTACGAAGTTCTTGCCGGGAAAGCCAAGGAATACGACTGTCTTTTTTCTGCCGAGTGTGTGTCGCCTACGATGGTGAGCGACGGTATGCTCCATTATCAGGCTGTAGACTTTCCTATGGGTGAATTCTGGCTTAACAGTCCTACCCACGACAAGCCGAACGATATGATCGACGCTATTCACGGAGGTCATGTGTATGGCAAGAATATCATTCAGGCCGAAGGTTTCACCGAGTTGCGCGGGACATGGGATGAGACTCCAGCCACTCTTAAAACTCTGCTTGACAGGAATTATGCACTCGGAATCAATAGAATTTTCTATCACGTCAACACACATAATCCTTATCTTGACAAGAAGCCGGGCATGACCCTCGATGGTATCGGTCTCTTTTTCCAGCGTGACAACACATGGTTTGCCGACGGAGGAAAGGGGCTTACAGACTATATGCGCCGTGCGCAGGCTCTTTTACAATATGGAACGCCGGTGACTGACATAGCCGTGTTTACGGGTGAGGAGATTCCGCGCCGAGCCGTGTTGCCCGACCGTCTTGTGCCGTCGCTACCGGGAATTTTTGGCGCTGAACGTGTCGAATCAGAGCGTGTGCGTCTGGCCAACGTGGGACAACCGCTGCGTACCAAGCCTGTAGGCGTGTCGCATTCGGCAAATATGGCCGATCCTGAAAAATGGGTTAACCCGATGCGTGGCTACAACTATGATTCAATGAACAAGGATGCGCTTCTGCGTCTTGCGAAGGCTGAAAACGGATGTCTGACTCTCCCGGGTGGCGCGTCTTACCGTGTGCTGGTGCTCCCGATGGCACATCCGCTTATGCCGGACACTACGCTCAGTCCTGAGGTGAGAGCAAAAGTCGACGAGCTTGTCAAGGCGGGTGTCGTCGTTCCGCAGCTGCCTTATGTGAATGATGATTTCTCGGCTTACGGACTTGAACGTGACGTAAAAGTGCCGGAAAATGTTGCGTGGACTCACCGTCGTCATGATGGTGACAACGTAGATCTCTATTTCATTTCGAATCAGGAGGAACAGCCTCGTGAATTTACTGCCTCATTCCGTGTGTCGGGCCGTGTCCCCGAGCTATGGAATCCTATGACCGGCCGTATTGACAGAAATCTTGACTGGACTAGCGACAATGGCCGCACTGATGTAAAAATGAATCTTGACGGAGCGGAATCCGCCTTCATTGTGTTCCGCGAGCCGACACAGACTACTTCCGGGAAAGCTCCGGCAGTCAGAAAGACTGACTGGATGCTCGACGGTTCAAAATGGACTGTCGAGTTCAAAACCACAGGGCGTAAGATTGAGAACACGGAATTATTTGACTGGACTTCAGCGTCGGATGATGACATCCGATATTATTCTGGCACAGCTGTCTATTTAACCACATTTAAAGCCCCGAAATTTTCCAAGGGTGACCGTGTGGTGCTTAATCTTGACGGTCTCCGCGATGTCGCTACAGTCAAGGTCAACGGTAAGGAATGTGGCATAGTCTGGACTGCGCCATATACCGTAGATATCACCGATGCAGTTAAGAAAGGCCGTAATACTCTGACCATCGATGTTACCAACACATGGGCAAACGCACTCCTTGGTGCGGATAACGGCAAAGCTCCTTTCGATGGTATTTGGACAAACGGTAAGTATCGTCGGCCTGACACGACGCTGATTCCTGCCGGTCTGATCGGTCCTGTCTCGGTGAGTGTGATTTCAGAAAAATAA